One region of Kosmotoga arenicorallina S304 genomic DNA includes:
- a CDS encoding DUF3795 domain-containing protein yields MAFRHESYCGLYCGSCPFLMASRRDELDVIAERLEKDKKELFCEGCKGEQVSVFCKKCGIKQCALDHQVEFCFECDEYPCEKLQNFKNDDHPHHSVILKNLDSLKELGLEKWLELQQKRWSCQKCGTPFSWYDEKCQECGSELYNAVKEDRDIM; encoded by the coding sequence ATGGCTTTTAGGCATGAAAGCTATTGTGGGCTTTACTGTGGATCCTGTCCTTTCCTTATGGCTTCAAGAAGAGATGAGCTGGATGTTATCGCTGAAAGACTTGAAAAAGATAAAAAGGAGCTATTTTGTGAAGGATGCAAGGGTGAACAGGTGTCCGTTTTTTGCAAAAAATGTGGAATAAAGCAATGTGCTCTTGATCACCAGGTGGAGTTTTGCTTTGAATGCGACGAATACCCATGCGAAAAACTGCAAAACTTTAAAAACGACGATCACCCACATCATTCAGTGATCTTGAAGAATCTTGATTCTTTAAAGGAACTTGGCCTTGAAAAATGGCTTGAACTTCAGCAAAAGCGCTGGAGCTGTCAGAAATGCGGGACTCCATTTTCCTGGTATGATGAGAAGTGTCAGGAATGCGGAAGCGAGCTTTATAACGCAGTAAAAGAAGACAGGGATATAATGTAA
- a CDS encoding ATP-binding protein, with product MISLDVYFEIQDRLLKAVPTEFRRYLYTTINWDARMIGLTGFRGIGKTTLLLQWLANESKGSSEYLYISADNPLVLKDGLYNIGDTFFKYGGKLLVVDEAHRYPGWSSELKALYDAFPNKKIIFTGSSTMEILRGKADLSRRAVIYNLNILSFREYLQIRTGDRIESVKLDELLINHRKISASLLHYEPLKFFSEYLQQGAYPYFVEGDYYNKVLNTLDKVIYDDIMGVSGIKPEGAATIKRLIAFLTTSTVPKISAEKLCNALGITKPTLYNYLDLMEHVRLITRVPPEKIGHKFLRSGAKVFLSNPNIYYALSRPIWSLEANTGTIREAFFASQFFSYSIAVPDVGDFSIRFNGKRIVFEIGGPGKTLQQIKNEKNAFVLKDGIESGYSQVIPLYLIGMMY from the coding sequence ATGATTTCCTTAGATGTATATTTTGAAATTCAGGATCGTTTATTAAAAGCGGTTCCAACGGAGTTTAGACGGTATCTTTATACCACTATTAACTGGGATGCCAGAATGATAGGGTTGACAGGGTTTAGGGGCATTGGTAAAACAACATTATTGCTGCAATGGTTAGCAAACGAATCAAAGGGTTCTTCTGAATATTTGTACATATCAGCGGATAACCCCCTTGTTTTGAAGGATGGGTTGTACAATATCGGGGATACTTTTTTTAAGTACGGAGGAAAGCTCTTGGTTGTAGATGAAGCACACAGATATCCTGGTTGGTCTTCAGAGCTGAAAGCGCTTTACGATGCTTTCCCGAATAAGAAAATCATCTTCACAGGCAGTTCTACAATGGAGATATTGAGAGGAAAAGCGGATCTTTCGCGTAGAGCTGTGATTTACAACCTGAACATTCTCTCGTTCAGAGAGTACCTTCAGATTAGAACAGGTGACCGTATCGAATCGGTGAAACTGGATGAGCTGCTGATAAATCACAGGAAAATCTCAGCATCTTTATTGCATTATGAACCTTTGAAGTTTTTCTCTGAGTATCTCCAGCAAGGTGCATATCCATATTTTGTCGAAGGGGATTATTACAACAAGGTCCTTAATACGCTGGATAAGGTTATTTACGATGACATTATGGGCGTCAGCGGTATAAAGCCTGAAGGAGCCGCAACGATAAAGCGGCTTATTGCCTTCCTGACTACGAGTACTGTTCCTAAGATATCTGCTGAAAAATTGTGCAACGCTCTCGGTATAACAAAACCCACTCTGTACAACTACCTCGATTTAATGGAGCATGTTCGGCTCATTACCCGTGTTCCACCGGAGAAAATAGGGCACAAATTCCTCAGAAGCGGAGCAAAAGTGTTCTTGAGCAATCCAAATATTTATTATGCACTAAGCAGGCCAATCTGGAGTCTTGAAGCAAATACTGGCACAATACGGGAAGCGTTTTTTGCCAGCCAATTTTTTTCTTATTCAATTGCTGTGCCAGACGTTGGCGATTTTTCCATAAGGTTTAATGGAAAACGGATCGTATTCGAAATAGGTGGTCCCGGAAAAACGCTTCAACAGATAAAAAACGAGAAAAATGCTTTTGTACTGAAAGACGGCATAGAAAGTGGTTATTCACAGGTTATTCCACTATATTTGATCGGGATGATGTATTGA
- a CDS encoding DUF6922 domain-containing protein, with product MKKNLSKRCFWDVDIESLDIRKNKSFIISRILEHGTMRDIIALKSMYSIVEISEVVKNSRNISRNTANFWANILDIPLKEVRVCSKLPHYRRIP from the coding sequence ATGAAGAAAAATCTATCAAAAAGATGTTTTTGGGACGTTGATATCGAGAGTCTTGATATTAGAAAAAACAAAAGTTTTATTATATCAAGAATACTGGAACATGGAACGATGCGGGATATAATTGCCCTTAAATCCATGTATTCTATCGTGGAAATATCGGAAGTTGTTAAAAACTCAAGAAATATCTCGAGAAATACAGCTAATTTCTGGGCAAATATTTTAGATATACCTCTCAAGGAGGTACGAGTTTGCTCAAAACTTCCACACTATCGCCGGATACCCTGA